A DNA window from Calliphora vicina chromosome 1, idCalVici1.1, whole genome shotgun sequence contains the following coding sequences:
- the LOC135950968 gene encoding uncharacterized protein LOC135950968 — protein MSTSEEFGSASSLISTEVSRVTVRVPPFWRQNPKLWFRQLESQFVTFGITSDTTKYNTLVGSIESNILNHVSHIVEAPPAEHKYETLKCSLLNEFIESEEKRLRQLLENVSVGDKKPSALLREMRALASGKVSVDLLKTLWIQRLPNTTKAILSVSNDTIDKLCLIADKIHDQSDPTINAVSVNNDERISNLENTIQEIFSKLDALSIDNHRRNRSSSRNLSRNRTRSPSEKSFCWYHHKFGSRATKCRSPCSYKLSENI, from the coding sequence atgtcaacTTCTGAAGAATTTGGATCTGCCTCATCATTAATTTCAACCGAAGTATCTCGAGTTACTGTTCGCGTACCTCCTTTTTGGCGTCAAAATCCTAAACTTTGGTTTCGCCAACTGGAATCTCAATTTGTAACCTTCGGTATTACGTCAGACACAACAAAATACAACACATTGGTTGGATCTATAGAGAGCAACATCCTAAATCATGTTAGTCATATCGTTGAAGCACCCCCAGCAGAACACAAATATGAAACTCTTAAATGTTCCCTGTTAAATGAATTTATTGAATCCGAAGAGAAAAGACTTCGTCAACTTTTGGAAAACGTAAGTGTTGGCGATAAAAAACCATCCGCACTTTTACGAGAAATGCGTGCATTAGCTTCGGGCAAAGTTTCTGTAGATTTACTCAAGACATTGTGGATTCAACGTCTTCCAAATACAACAAAGGCAATATTATCAGTTAGCAATGATACAATCGATAAATTATGCTTAATAGCTGATAAAATTCATGACCAGTCTGACCCCACAATCAACGCTGTTTCTGTAAATAATGATGAACGAATCTCAAACCTAGAAAATACAATTCaagaaatattttccaaattagATGCTCTATCAATTGATAATCACCGTCGAAATAGAAGTTCTTCAAGGAATTTGTCAAGAAATCGAACTCGTTCTCCATCCGAAAAATCATTTTGTTGGTATCATCATAAATTTGGGTCTCGTGCGACCAAATGTCGCTCACCATGTTCCTATAAATTATCGGAAAACATCTAG